A stretch of the uncultured Cohaesibacter sp. genome encodes the following:
- a CDS encoding MBL fold metallo-hydrolase, translated as MALSKTSPSRGSTSPEVFGFYDEDTGGIQYLVADPQTRKAALIDGIMTFDAESASTSSDGIEAILRFAQSEGLEIDWILDTHPHADHLMASSYLKDRLKVPNAIGAKVKEIAELWRDYYNMPDAFDPESCFDHLFEDGDTFKIGNLPVRVMLSPGHTLGSITYIVGDDAAFVHDTFMHTDVGTSRADFPGGTADQLYDSLQDILKLPDETRLFIGHDYGTDDRTLPAWESSVAEQRRHNAHIGGGVKQADYVEMRQERDETLTLPDRMLHVIQMNLRAGQLPPAENDGNHYLKIPLNRF; from the coding sequence TTGGCCCTTTCTAAAACGAGCCCTTCCCGTGGCAGTACCTCGCCTGAGGTCTTCGGATTTTACGATGAAGATACCGGGGGAATTCAGTATTTGGTTGCCGACCCTCAAACCCGCAAAGCAGCGTTGATCGACGGGATCATGACATTTGATGCTGAAAGCGCCTCGACGAGCAGCGATGGTATCGAGGCGATTTTGCGGTTTGCCCAGAGTGAGGGTTTGGAAATTGACTGGATATTGGACACCCATCCACATGCTGATCACTTGATGGCGTCATCTTACCTCAAGGATCGGTTGAAGGTGCCGAACGCAATCGGAGCGAAAGTCAAAGAAATCGCCGAGCTGTGGCGCGACTATTACAACATGCCGGATGCGTTTGATCCTGAAAGCTGTTTCGATCATTTGTTCGAAGATGGAGACACATTCAAGATTGGCAACTTGCCGGTAAGGGTCATGCTCTCACCGGGGCATACTCTTGGATCCATCACCTATATTGTCGGCGACGATGCCGCCTTTGTGCATGATACATTTATGCATACAGATGTTGGAACCTCGCGTGCCGATTTTCCCGGAGGCACGGCAGACCAGCTCTATGACTCCTTGCAGGATATCCTGAAATTGCCCGATGAAACACGCCTCTTCATTGGCCACGATTATGGAACCGACGATCGGACACTTCCAGCCTGGGAATCGAGTGTGGCCGAGCAACGCCGGCACAATGCGCACATTGGTGGTGGTGTGAAGCAGGCGGACTATGTGGAGATGCGACAAGAGCGGGATGAAACGCTAACGCTTCCTGACCGCATGCTGCATGTCATCCAAATGAATCTTCGTGCAGGCCAGCTTCCGCCTGCAGAAAATGATGGCAATCATTACCTCAAAATACCGCTAAACCGTTTCTGA
- a CDS encoding YihY/virulence factor BrkB family protein, producing MPRGREAKNPVQIPFSGWKDILFRVKNELIEDRISLISAGVAFYTLLAIFPAITALMAIAGLVVEPVEVARKLQLITNFVPKDAADIILNQAKSVAGSQQGGLGLALVLGLSLSLYSASRGMASLVQGLNVAYDEKEKRGFFKVILVTLILTLIMVIGFVFAVTAAIALPALFNILAIPGWIEGLFSTASWILMAILVVTGLSIIYRFGPSRTEAKWQWLTTGAVTACVLWLIASIGFSIYVSNFGSYNETFGSMAGAIILLMWLWISTFIILMGAEFNAEIEAQTKLDSTIGPDKPMGSRGATKADTLGESIIEAKAAK from the coding sequence ATGCCAAGAGGTCGCGAAGCGAAAAATCCGGTTCAAATTCCCTTTTCAGGATGGAAAGACATACTGTTCAGGGTCAAGAATGAACTGATCGAAGATCGCATAAGCCTCATTTCAGCGGGCGTCGCCTTTTATACTTTGTTGGCAATCTTTCCAGCGATCACAGCCCTGATGGCAATCGCAGGCCTTGTCGTGGAGCCCGTGGAAGTCGCCCGCAAACTTCAATTGATCACCAATTTCGTTCCCAAAGATGCTGCCGACATCATCCTCAACCAAGCCAAATCTGTGGCAGGGTCACAGCAGGGCGGCTTGGGACTGGCGCTGGTTCTGGGATTGAGCTTGTCGCTCTATTCTGCCTCGCGCGGCATGGCCAGCCTGGTTCAAGGCTTGAACGTGGCCTATGACGAGAAGGAAAAACGCGGTTTTTTTAAAGTCATTCTGGTTACGCTGATCTTGACGCTCATTATGGTCATCGGTTTTGTTTTCGCAGTAACCGCCGCGATTGCCCTGCCTGCCCTTTTTAACATCTTGGCAATTCCGGGCTGGATAGAAGGCCTTTTTTCTACCGCGAGCTGGATCCTGATGGCCATATTGGTCGTCACAGGCTTATCCATCATTTACAGATTTGGCCCATCACGCACCGAAGCCAAATGGCAATGGCTGACGACGGGGGCGGTGACCGCTTGCGTCCTTTGGTTGATCGCATCAATCGGCTTCTCGATCTATGTTTCCAATTTCGGCAGCTACAATGAAACATTTGGAAGTATGGCTGGGGCAATCATCCTGCTGATGTGGTTATGGATTTCGACCTTTATCATCTTGATGGGTGCTGAATTTAACGCCGAGATCGAGGCGCAAACCAAATTGGACTCAACAATAGGCCCTGATAAACCAATGGGGTCACGCGGGGCAACCAAGGCAGACACTTTGGGAGAATCCATCATAGAGGCCAAAGCTGCCAAATAG
- a CDS encoding ATP-binding protein, producing MKEKLRVGIRGRLLSAFAIVTFAMIASSAMAWVLFTRLGDTVDEVVGRNVSAVTFAAQLAEYGGGIIGSAPALAAAQDNVDRERVWTDLSERLDTMTKLLESSSEDSDIGAVVEDFRKDVNALQGNLQNLNAVVSRRLFRSDQKREMGERLRWASADFLNEVDPMIDDTRFNISLALSRDGENKAYLKEELVRERALFMIHADGSLMAELIGRAANIPDADTLRGTELYFHEISGKIDKNYQTIKAVPGALSLLQSIQDIQAFANGRSSLFKLRASELDDVNTEQALLAKNQTLLSHLDHLISKQVAAETSDAMKAVERSRLSINKGRAWLAVAVFIGVIVAIPVVWLYVDQGLVGRLRTLDTSMRIIANGDLKAEVPVRGNDEIGDMATSLRTFRDTLSETQAELVQAAKLAALGQLMAGISHEINQPLSAIRHYSRNTGLLIDKGRDVEAKDNLQKISKLVARANRITESLRAMSRNAKHDLRPTDMVVVVDEVLALLARRLGDNDIETKVEIDEACRHVIAGQVRLEQVILNLATNAIDAMMDAPVRRLTIAARDGGEWVDLFIEDTGAGIPEAMIERIFDPFFTTKDVGQGLGLGLSISYNLVKGFGGSMRAESSVGEGSVINIKLRPAT from the coding sequence ATGAAAGAGAAACTGCGCGTTGGTATCCGTGGGCGATTGTTGTCGGCCTTTGCAATCGTGACCTTCGCCATGATTGCCTCCTCGGCCATGGCTTGGGTCTTGTTCACCCGGCTTGGCGATACCGTGGATGAGGTTGTTGGACGCAATGTGTCGGCGGTGACATTCGCAGCGCAGCTGGCGGAGTATGGGGGCGGGATTATCGGTTCGGCACCCGCACTGGCTGCCGCGCAGGACAATGTTGATCGCGAGCGTGTCTGGACCGACCTGTCCGAGCGTCTCGATACCATGACCAAGCTTTTGGAAAGCAGCTCCGAGGATTCTGATATCGGCGCTGTGGTTGAGGATTTTCGCAAGGATGTGAATGCGTTGCAAGGCAACCTGCAAAATCTCAATGCTGTGGTGTCGAGGCGGTTGTTTCGCAGTGATCAGAAACGGGAGATGGGCGAGCGGCTGCGCTGGGCCTCGGCGGACTTCCTGAATGAAGTCGATCCGATGATCGATGATACCCGTTTCAACATCAGTCTGGCACTTAGTCGCGATGGCGAGAACAAGGCCTATCTCAAGGAGGAACTGGTTCGCGAAAGAGCTCTGTTCATGATTCATGCCGACGGCAGTCTGATGGCGGAATTGATCGGTCGGGCTGCCAACATACCCGATGCGGACACCTTGCGCGGGACCGAGCTGTATTTCCATGAGATCAGCGGTAAGATCGACAAGAACTATCAGACGATCAAAGCGGTGCCCGGCGCTTTGTCGCTGCTTCAGTCCATTCAGGATATTCAGGCTTTCGCCAACGGGCGGTCGAGTTTGTTCAAGTTGCGCGCCAGCGAGCTGGATGACGTCAATACCGAACAAGCCCTGCTGGCCAAGAACCAGACCTTGCTGAGCCATCTGGACCATTTGATTTCAAAGCAGGTTGCCGCTGAAACCTCCGATGCAATGAAAGCCGTGGAACGCTCCCGTCTATCGATCAACAAGGGGCGGGCATGGCTGGCTGTGGCTGTCTTTATCGGTGTGATCGTTGCTATCCCCGTGGTGTGGCTTTATGTCGACCAAGGATTGGTCGGGCGTCTTAGAACGCTGGATACCAGCATGCGCATCATTGCCAACGGAGATCTCAAGGCAGAGGTCCCTGTGAGGGGCAATGACGAAATCGGTGACATGGCGACGTCCTTGCGCACCTTTCGCGATACCTTGAGCGAAACTCAGGCGGAACTCGTTCAAGCGGCGAAACTGGCCGCACTTGGTCAATTGATGGCGGGCATATCCCACGAAATCAACCAGCCCTTGTCCGCGATCCGCCATTATTCCCGCAATACCGGCCTATTGATCGATAAAGGGCGCGATGTTGAGGCAAAGGACAATCTGCAAAAGATTTCCAAACTGGTCGCCAGAGCCAATCGGATCACGGAAAGCTTGCGTGCGATGTCCCGCAATGCCAAGCATGATTTGCGTCCCACGGATATGGTTGTGGTGGTCGATGAAGTGCTGGCGCTTTTGGCGCGGCGTCTGGGAGACAACGACATTGAAACCAAGGTGGAGATTGACGAGGCGTGCCGCCATGTCATCGCGGGTCAGGTGCGTTTGGAGCAGGTCATTCTGAACCTGGCCACCAATGCGATTGACGCCATGATGGACGCGCCGGTCCGTCGCCTCACCATTGCGGCCCGTGATGGCGGGGAGTGGGTTGATCTGTTCATCGAGGATACGGGGGCTGGCATTCCCGAAGCCATGATCGAGCGCATTTTCGACCCCTTTTTCACCACCAAGGATGTGGGGCAGGGGCTTGGATTGGGTTTGTCGATTTCGTACAATCTTGTCAAGGGATTCGGGGGCAGCATGAGAGCGGAAAGCTCGGTCGGCGAAGGCTCCGTGATCAACATAAAATTGAGGCCTGCGACGTGA
- a CDS encoding extracellular solute-binding protein, which yields MNAQAFKQGDFTGVKFGVILTFALRNILTFLWKKRTVDRVSQQFSGLGALLRSEMRSRSLIKTWFNMVCLSVAVVLLASAPSRAQSSVKRTDDRLVIVTSFPPALFNRFRTEFEKLHPSLKIFIRSKKTSAAISFIKERPKEPVDLFWASSPDAFEILKKSGQLIKAFDVAGDLVPRIGSYPLDDPDGYYRGWAISGYGIVWNSDYLSDRGLPVPTKWEDLANPAYKRHIGMSAPSRSGTTHLIVESILQSQGWEKGWRTLSEIGGNLATITARSFGVIDGVRAGRFGIGISIDFLGQSAKVDGAPVEFLYPKGTVFLPANIGLVARSTNREAAMAFVDFVLSTKGQTLLFEPTINRLPVSRSVYKLAPKGYPNPFSDELARKRIQFDTNLSQQRYQMVNSLFDVMLTYRQAAVRRTWDAIHTAEHLLEKRELPDLKAQIDKARSLMSAVPVSGAQARDADFVSHFARHKPGMSLPDIQLRLEAEWARFARAHQDQALFIAKDVLAKLEAAGMERP from the coding sequence ATGAATGCACAGGCATTCAAACAAGGCGATTTTACCGGGGTGAAGTTCGGTGTCATTCTAACTTTCGCCTTAAGGAATATACTGACGTTTCTGTGGAAAAAGCGTACGGTTGACCGTGTATCACAACAATTCTCAGGTTTAGGCGCACTTTTGAGGAGCGAAATGAGATCTCGAAGCCTCATCAAGACTTGGTTCAACATGGTTTGCCTATCGGTTGCTGTGGTTTTGCTGGCATCGGCGCCGAGTCGCGCGCAGTCCAGCGTAAAGCGAACAGATGACAGATTGGTGATAGTTACGTCATTTCCACCAGCTCTTTTCAATAGATTTCGAACCGAGTTCGAAAAACTGCATCCTTCATTGAAAATATTCATTCGCAGCAAAAAGACGTCAGCGGCAATTTCCTTCATCAAGGAGCGGCCCAAAGAGCCCGTTGACTTGTTCTGGGCATCGTCGCCGGATGCATTTGAAATCTTGAAAAAATCCGGTCAATTGATAAAGGCATTCGATGTTGCGGGCGATTTGGTCCCGCGCATCGGCTCCTACCCGCTGGACGATCCTGACGGATATTACAGGGGCTGGGCGATTTCTGGATATGGTATCGTTTGGAACAGCGATTATCTTTCTGATCGGGGCCTGCCTGTTCCCACTAAGTGGGAAGACTTGGCCAATCCTGCTTATAAACGCCATATCGGCATGTCTGCGCCTTCACGCTCCGGTACCACCCATTTGATTGTCGAGAGCATATTGCAAAGTCAGGGATGGGAGAAAGGCTGGCGCACCTTATCGGAAATCGGCGGCAATCTGGCGACAATCACCGCGCGCAGTTTCGGTGTGATTGATGGCGTGCGCGCGGGCCGATTTGGCATTGGTATCTCGATCGATTTTTTGGGACAGTCGGCAAAAGTTGACGGTGCGCCAGTGGAATTTCTCTACCCGAAAGGGACGGTTTTCTTGCCTGCCAATATCGGGCTGGTGGCTCGCTCGACCAATCGTGAGGCCGCGATGGCCTTTGTCGATTTTGTCTTGTCCACCAAAGGACAAACCCTGTTGTTTGAGCCAACGATCAATCGTTTGCCTGTCTCTCGGTCCGTTTATAAGCTGGCTCCCAAAGGTTACCCCAACCCATTCAGTGATGAGCTGGCTCGCAAGAGAATCCAGTTTGATACGAACCTGTCTCAGCAACGCTATCAAATGGTAAATTCCCTGTTTGACGTCATGCTTACCTATCGGCAGGCAGCGGTGCGACGCACTTGGGATGCGATTCACACGGCGGAACATTTGCTTGAAAAACGGGAGCTGCCGGATTTGAAGGCGCAAATCGACAAGGCGCGCAGTTTGATGAGTGCGGTTCCCGTCAGTGGTGCACAGGCGAGAGACGCCGATTTTGTCTCGCATTTCGCCAGACACAAGCCGGGCATGTCCTTGCCAGATATCCAGCTTCGCCTTGAAGCCGAATGGGCCAGATTTGCGCGTGCGCATCAGGACCAGGCCTTGTTCATTGCTAAAGATGTTTTGGCCAAACTCGAAGCTGCGGGTATGGAACGGCCATGA
- a CDS encoding Na/Pi cotransporter family protein gives MPTVMFLLNLIGATMLLLFAVRMVRTGIERTYGASFQHLLTKHQNPFNSSAAGFGLAVILQSSAAVALLVAGFAASNLIGFGPGLAIVLGADFGSALVIQLLSFKLDWLIPLLLATGGWLFVKVESLRPRQIGRILMGIAFILLSLQLLRDAMTPIRDSHFLPAIAQYLSEDYLTAFIVGAALAFVMHSSVATILMCVTLVSIGALPLDAGISLVIGANLGSAFIPLWLSRGMGVSGRKIMLANLVVRGSWALIAVLLVNNLPITDILPKQSPGQALITNHLIFNGMLLLMLPFCRYLEPVVTLLMPQNKAAEDSYKLEAVHSALDQGKIGTPNSAVANLKRELLRMSDQLDRMFRPIMDIYDTGDATRIKMVIELDRNVNTSLSDVRAFIAAIPQKDLAKKQRKQLHDLMDYAIALKSAGDIVARRLLPLAQEKNQSNLRFSKEGRSELLYLHEKALANMSLASNVLISSDLESARLLVAEKGDVTRYERLSRRSHLKRLSNGKASSFESSDIHLETLRALQDFNSQIASIAYPILYQKGQLLETRLIENLQDNTRHVTGESS, from the coding sequence ATGCCTACGGTGATGTTTCTTCTCAATCTCATCGGAGCAACAATGCTTCTGCTCTTTGCTGTGCGGATGGTCCGCACCGGCATTGAACGCACGTATGGAGCATCCTTCCAACACCTGCTGACCAAGCACCAAAACCCGTTCAACTCGAGCGCAGCAGGCTTCGGACTGGCGGTTATCCTGCAAAGCTCGGCTGCAGTTGCCCTTCTTGTTGCCGGCTTTGCCGCCAGCAATCTGATTGGGTTTGGCCCTGGTCTGGCGATTGTTCTGGGGGCCGATTTCGGTTCCGCGCTGGTGATTCAATTGCTGAGCTTCAAACTTGATTGGCTCATTCCCTTGCTGCTGGCAACCGGTGGCTGGCTGTTCGTCAAGGTGGAATCCTTACGCCCGCGTCAGATTGGGCGCATCCTGATGGGCATCGCCTTCATTCTGCTGTCTCTGCAATTGCTGCGAGACGCCATGACGCCCATTCGGGACAGCCATTTTCTGCCGGCCATCGCCCAATATTTGTCAGAAGATTATCTCACCGCCTTCATCGTTGGCGCAGCACTTGCTTTCGTCATGCATTCCAGTGTCGCAACGATCCTGATGTGCGTCACGCTCGTCAGCATCGGAGCTTTGCCACTGGATGCCGGGATCTCGCTTGTCATTGGGGCTAATCTGGGCAGCGCGTTCATCCCCTTGTGGTTGAGCCGTGGCATGGGCGTTTCCGGGCGCAAGATCATGCTGGCCAATCTTGTCGTGCGCGGAAGCTGGGCCTTGATTGCCGTTCTGCTGGTCAACAATCTGCCAATCACGGACATTCTGCCCAAACAAAGTCCGGGTCAGGCCCTGATTACCAATCATCTGATCTTCAATGGCATGCTTCTGCTCATGCTCCCCTTCTGCCGCTATCTTGAACCCGTTGTCACGCTCTTGATGCCCCAAAACAAAGCTGCAGAAGACAGTTACAAACTCGAAGCGGTTCACTCAGCTCTGGACCAAGGCAAGATCGGCACGCCCAATTCCGCCGTCGCCAACCTCAAGCGCGAATTGTTGCGCATGTCAGATCAACTCGATCGTATGTTTCGCCCGATTATGGACATTTATGACACGGGAGATGCAACCAGAATAAAGATGGTTATCGAGCTTGATCGGAATGTGAATACCAGTCTGTCCGATGTCCGAGCCTTCATTGCGGCCATTCCGCAAAAGGACCTTGCGAAAAAGCAACGCAAACAACTGCACGATCTGATGGATTATGCAATTGCACTCAAATCAGCCGGCGACATTGTGGCCCGGCGACTGCTCCCGCTTGCACAGGAAAAGAACCAGTCAAACCTCCGCTTTTCCAAAGAAGGGCGCTCCGAGCTGCTATATCTGCATGAAAAAGCCTTGGCCAATATGTCCTTGGCATCCAACGTGTTGATTTCCAGCGATTTGGAAAGCGCTCGCCTGCTCGTTGCCGAAAAGGGTGATGTGACACGCTATGAACGCCTGAGCCGCCGATCCCACCTCAAACGCCTGTCAAATGGCAAGGCATCGTCTTTTGAAAGCAGTGACATCCATCTGGAGACCTTGCGCGCCCTGCAGGACTTCAACAGCCAGATCGCAAGCATCGCCTATCCGATCCTCTATCAGAAGGGTCAATTGCTGGAGACGCGACTGATCGAAAATCTGCAGGACAATACGCGCCATGTGACCGGAGAAAGCTCCTAG
- a CDS encoding metalloregulator ArsR/SmtB family transcription factor, with protein sequence MSNVDKVMSALSKKVRRDVMRLLVDGGELRLFELMEKLDIPQSNMSRHLKKLKLAGLVQDERDGQSVRFRISNGLNKKEITFLKAVLALSESR encoded by the coding sequence ATGTCCAACGTTGATAAAGTTATGTCAGCCCTAAGCAAGAAAGTGCGCAGAGATGTGATGCGTCTTCTTGTAGATGGCGGCGAGCTTCGCCTTTTCGAGTTGATGGAAAAACTGGATATTCCACAATCCAACATGTCCCGTCATCTCAAGAAACTAAAGCTGGCGGGCCTCGTTCAAGATGAACGTGATGGTCAATCTGTTAGATTTCGAATATCTAACGGCTTGAACAAAAAGGAAATCACCTTCCTCAAAGCGGTGCTCGCTCTGTCAGAAAGCCGTTAA
- a CDS encoding exopolysaccharide biosynthesis protein — MSYNALISDILDTIEEKADNEETFTIGDLLDAFGRRAHGPIIAVLGLVSTSPIGAIPGASLFLGLLFLLLAGQYALRDSPPSMPKFIKSRGVDGNRVRSAIEKIRPYISKLNFLFSERLTFMTQSPWAILTAILIAAFALSLFPLALVPGGVFIPSIALSIIGFALAARDGLVLIITSCIGAVASAMLWFA; from the coding sequence TTGAGTTATAACGCTTTGATATCCGACATCCTCGATACCATCGAAGAGAAGGCGGACAACGAAGAGACGTTCACTATCGGCGATCTTCTCGATGCGTTTGGTCGGCGCGCCCATGGTCCGATCATTGCAGTTCTGGGGTTGGTATCGACATCTCCCATTGGCGCAATTCCGGGTGCCAGTCTGTTTCTGGGGCTTCTATTCCTGTTATTGGCCGGGCAATATGCGCTAAGAGATTCTCCACCATCCATGCCCAAATTCATAAAATCGCGTGGCGTTGACGGCAATCGTGTCAGGTCAGCCATTGAGAAAATCAGACCCTATATCAGCAAATTGAACTTTCTCTTCTCGGAACGGCTCACCTTTATGACGCAATCTCCATGGGCTATTTTGACGGCCATCCTGATCGCGGCCTTTGCACTGAGCCTGTTCCCCTTGGCTCTGGTACCTGGCGGGGTGTTTATCCCATCCATTGCCCTTTCGATCATCGGATTTGCACTGGCAGCGCGTGATGGCCTTGTGCTGATTATAACGAGTTGCATTGGTGCGGTTGCAAGCGCAATGCTCTGGTTCGCCTAG
- a CDS encoding PRC-barrel domain-containing protein: protein MKRILATTAMTLLLSTAAMADDHMSSFKTYEEQSVNDIYASDFIGMRVYAAEKDYDSFDENAAVDAGAEKEWDDIGEVNDIILNRDGSVKAVILGVGGFLGIGEKDVSVDMSSIKMVNEKDDEGDFFLVVNANKQSLTDAPSFERMMDNAKEEMDAAGTKVKNYADGAAKDLSKTMSDAKDSITKTAKETKDGMAKTMDETQRQMFGVPSVEREGWKTVVSTELTADDLTGARIYSVKDEDIGEIDKLLVNTDGKIEKAVLDIGGFLGIGEHRIAVTMGELKILRDDNGGGVRVYIDATQEELEKQPEYKGS, encoded by the coding sequence ATGAAACGCATTCTTGCAACCACCGCCATGACACTTCTTCTCTCTACGGCTGCGATGGCAGACGATCATATGTCCAGCTTTAAAACCTATGAAGAGCAAAGCGTAAATGACATTTATGCTTCGGACTTCATTGGTATGCGCGTTTACGCCGCTGAAAAAGATTATGACTCATTTGACGAGAATGCCGCTGTTGATGCAGGCGCGGAAAAAGAATGGGATGATATCGGTGAAGTCAACGACATCATTCTGAACCGCGATGGCAGCGTGAAAGCCGTTATTCTCGGTGTTGGCGGCTTCTTGGGTATTGGCGAGAAAGACGTTTCCGTTGATATGAGCAGCATCAAGATGGTCAACGAAAAAGACGACGAAGGCGACTTCTTCCTTGTTGTCAATGCCAACAAGCAGTCTTTGACCGACGCTCCGAGCTTTGAGCGTATGATGGATAATGCCAAGGAAGAAATGGATGCTGCCGGCACCAAAGTCAAAAACTATGCGGATGGCGCTGCCAAGGATCTCTCCAAGACCATGTCAGATGCCAAGGACAGTATCACAAAGACGGCTAAAGAAACCAAGGATGGCATGGCCAAAACCATGGATGAAACTCAGCGTCAGATGTTTGGTGTTCCAAGCGTTGAGCGTGAAGGCTGGAAGACCGTTGTATCTACCGAGCTGACCGCTGATGATCTGACCGGTGCCCGTATTTACAGTGTGAAAGATGAAGATATCGGTGAAATCGATAAGCTTCTGGTCAACACTGACGGTAAGATCGAAAAGGCCGTTCTTGACATTGGTGGCTTCTTGGGTATCGGCGAGCACCGTATTGCCGTGACCATGGGTGAGCTGAAAATCCTGCGCGATGACAATGGTGGCGGTGTGCGCGTTTACATCGACGCAACGCAGGAAGAGCTGGAAAAGCAGCCAGAATATAAAGGTTCGTAA
- a CDS encoding AI-2E family transporter produces the protein MSRMRSQNPYDPRVEFILKRCAFISLIFMAIVLLIVVLHLAKAILSPLFLAVIVGLVLGPMADRIESIGIPAWLSAMLMVAFFLTAIAIALVGFAVPLSEWLDRLPQIWLRLQAELADWKGFLASVTSLQEQLNAMTGAAVSDVTVNVSETNTVAQVAFLAPSLAAQIILFLACLFFFIATRNGLRRTILAQLKKGRRRIKLARVLVKIEKQISSYMLHITLINITLAFVVSGALWVMDVPSPILWGLLAGVLNFVIYIGPAIMTFIMLAVGLAVSTDFSGIVTPAATYLFINFLEAQFLTPMVLGRVMTLNPFVIFFSLVFWIWLWGPVGGFIAVPILMMITLFVQNAELSSVGPARQGPAVPKPS, from the coding sequence ATGTCGAGAATGCGATCTCAGAACCCGTACGATCCAAGGGTCGAATTCATTTTAAAGAGGTGCGCATTTATCTCGCTTATCTTTATGGCTATCGTCCTGCTGATCGTGGTTTTGCATTTGGCAAAAGCGATACTCTCGCCTCTGTTCTTGGCAGTCATCGTGGGATTGGTATTAGGGCCAATGGCTGACCGGATCGAATCCATTGGGATTCCAGCCTGGTTATCCGCGATGCTGATGGTGGCATTCTTTCTGACCGCGATCGCAATCGCTCTGGTCGGTTTTGCCGTCCCGCTTTCTGAATGGTTGGACCGCCTACCCCAGATCTGGTTGCGCCTGCAAGCTGAACTGGCGGACTGGAAAGGCTTTTTGGCCTCTGTGACCAGCCTGCAAGAGCAGTTAAACGCGATGACCGGCGCGGCAGTTTCCGACGTAACGGTCAATGTGTCCGAAACCAATACAGTCGCTCAGGTGGCATTTCTCGCACCGTCCTTGGCCGCGCAGATCATTTTGTTCCTGGCCTGCCTTTTCTTTTTCATAGCCACGCGCAACGGATTGCGTCGAACAATTCTGGCGCAGCTCAAGAAAGGCAGACGCCGTATAAAGCTCGCGCGCGTTCTGGTCAAAATCGAGAAACAGATTTCTTCCTATATGCTGCATATCACATTGATCAACATAACGTTGGCATTCGTGGTTTCAGGCGCCCTTTGGGTTATGGATGTTCCCTCCCCCATCCTGTGGGGACTGCTGGCAGGAGTGTTGAACTTTGTCATCTATATTGGCCCCGCCATTATGACCTTTATTATGCTTGCTGTGGGCTTGGCAGTTTCAACGGATTTCTCCGGCATTGTGACACCTGCTGCGACCTACCTGTTTATCAACTTTCTCGAAGCCCAGTTTCTCACGCCCATGGTTTTGGGTCGCGTGATGACACTCAATCCATTTGTGATCTTTTTCTCGCTGGTATTCTGGATATGGCTGTGGGGGCCCGTGGGAGGTTTCATCGCAGTGCCGATCCTCATGATGATCACGTTGTTCGTGCAGAATGCAGAACTGTCATCCGTGGGCCCCGCCAGACAAGGCCCCGCAGTTCCCAAACCCTCATGA